The Macaca fascicularis isolate 582-1 chromosome 14, T2T-MFA8v1.1 genome contains the following window.
TTCTGCCGCCCCGGCCCGGGAGCGCGATTTGCAATGCAAAGTCACCCCGCCTCCAGCACCCCAATCTGCCCCAGGATCCGCCAGCACTCGAGACCTCAACGGCCCGACGGCCGCTCCCCTCCCCTCGTCTACCCCTCCCTCGTCGGCGGCTGAGCCGCGAGGGGAAGTTTTGCAATCCCGGACAAACAAACGCCGGTCTTGCACAGGCTTGAAAAAGTTTGGGGGAAATGAAGAGTGAGCGAAATCGAAGCCATAGCTCGGGCCTGGCGCTCGGCTCCGCTGGCTCCTGGGGGCGCGATCCGCCGGGCCtgccccccacaccccaccccgtCCCTCCACCCCGGCCCCCGACCCTCCCTCCTCACTGCCGCCCGGCTGTTACCTCATAGGTCGAGGGCGCTCAGTAGCCCCCTAACCAGCTGGAGAAGTCGAGCAGCTCGCGCTCCGCGGGACTCAGCGCGCCCTCGCAGCCGCTGTCGTCCGACGAGTAGGCGGAACGCGGGGAGCCGGGCTCCGAGCTGCCCCCGCGGCCCGGGGACGAAGAAGCGCGGGAGGGCGAGGCGGCGACAGCGGTGGTCCCAGGCTGCCCGCGGGGCGCAGACGGCCGCACAGCCGGCGGCCGCAGCCCTCCCGCCAGCGCGTTGCGCACGGCGTCGTGCTCTGCCAGCAGGCGCTGCAGCGCGCGGATGTACTCCACGGCCGAGCGCAGCGTCTCCACCTTGCTCAGCTTCTTGCTGGCGCCGCCGTGCGGCACGTGCTGCCGCAGCGCCTGGAAGCCCAAGTTCACCAGCTTCACGCGGTTGCGCTCGCGCTCATTGCGCCGCGCTACGGCCGCTGCGCTGCCCCCGGTCTCTGCGGTGGCCGGTCGCCGCCGCCGGCTGCAGCGCAACAGTTCCGGGGACGTGGGTCTCCGCCGGGCAGCGCAGCTGACAGGGACGCGGGGCGCAGGGGGCGCGGACCTGGGCAGTGCGCCGCCGTCCATTGCGCCTGCATCCACCCGCCCGCTCCGGGTCCCGGCGCGCCGCAGGAAGGTGCAGGCAGAAGAGCCCGAGGCGAAAGGGAAAACGGTGGCGCCCCAAGGGGGCTTCTGGCACGGCGCCGCCAGGAGACTCCCCAGGGCACGTGTCCTAGGTCGTCTGGAGCCCGGGGACAGGAGGCCTAGTGGTGGCGGGCCGTACGCGCCAGGGAGCGTGGGACGCTCGTGTCCCGCGCGTGCGGCCGG
Protein-coding sequences here:
- the ASCL2 gene encoding achaete-scute homolog 2, coding for MDGGALPRSAPPAPRVPVSCAARRRPTSPELLRCSRRRRPATAETGGSAAAVARRNERERNRVKLVNLGFQALRQHVPHGGASKKLSKVETLRSAVEYIRALQRLLAEHDAVRNALAGGLRPPAVRPSAPRGQPGTTAVAASPSRASSSPGRGGSSEPGSPRSAYSSDDSGCEGALSPAERELLDFSSWLGGY